The genome window GTTACGACGGTTCCAAAACCTTTAATAACAAAATTACGATCAATGTTCAAACGAGCAAAACCAGTGTTTTTTCGAGGTTTAATTTTTTGGGACATCTTTTGAATTTCTGCAATCAAATCATTTAGTCCAAACCCGCTTGCAGCATCAGTCTTAATGATTGGAGCATTTATAAGCACCGGGTCAGATTTAAAAGTTTCCTTGATGTCAGAGATTGTAAATTCAATCATTTCCTGATCAGTAGTTTTAACTTTTGTTAAAACAATAATAAAATTAGTCAAACCAATTAGGCGCAAAATGCTGGCATGTTCAATGGTTTGTGGCATGACGCTTTCATTGACATCAATAACAAGAAGTACTAAATCCACGCCAGATAAGCCCGCTAACATGTTTTTTAAGAATTTCTCATGACCGGGAACATCGACAATTCCAACTCGTTGATCGTTAGGTAATTTCAAAAAGGTAAAACCCAGATTAATTGTAAGACCACGGCTCTTTTCTTCTTCGGTAGTATCGGTATCAACCCCAGTAAGACTTTTGATCAGGGTTGTTTTACCGTGGTCAACGTGTCCTGCTGTTGCAATTACTATTTGATCCAAGTTCAATCCTCTCATAATGGGTTTTGAGCCCGTTTTTGTGTCCGACATATATTGCATTTTCATTGTCTAATAGTTTAATTATCTCTTCAAGGTCTTCAACTGCACAGAAGATACTCAAACCACACCCAGCGCTTATTGTTCCAGGTGTA of Xylocopilactobacillus apicola contains these proteins:
- a CDS encoding DUF3343 domain-containing protein, with product MDDDFGLIVFESTQLAIKAQDLLTAKHYQTRVLTTPGTISAGCGLSIFCAVEDLEEIIKLLDNENAIYVGHKNGLKTHYERIELGSNSNCNSRTR